The proteins below come from a single Hemitrygon akajei chromosome 2, sHemAka1.3, whole genome shotgun sequence genomic window:
- the LOC140739989 gene encoding coiled-coil domain-containing protein 112 isoform X2: MANNRKTEQMKIQQQLAKIHHNVKRFQGQLKDVKPTPEFIEKLREIMEEVEDSINVFKEAQRQIYENLLKEEKVATQEVLAVEKKIEIWARNPTVISKTALAKGSSIKPDNVLVEIADFEKFLQQTGHQGGWDDFDHKNFLKVWTKHKGKPSFIEEALQYLVGRTREDIIQHEQWYQEFLFLERRQKEAIQRWKMEKQQEKEKLMRLQAQNGAELDAEQQAKEEARRLRAEKERKERAIKLQLWKKEKELEFAQEKEKQMKEEAEKIKREKKESLRRLKVKKVLEDYAKQKKEEEELLQLEAQMREQAEREEKQWLVAKEISRFQERDFNKLEFKLLEKRMQKEMEDEQEKRFSKLKEKVEAQIPRDPSRLFKLTKGWEEHTKNIGKSDGGPVLYLPHRAVPNWRKGI; encoded by the exons ATGGCAAATAACAGGAAAACAGAAC AGATGAAAATTCAACAGCAACTTGCAAAAATACATCATAATGTGAAGAGATTCCAGGGACAGCTAAAAGACGTCAAACCTACCCCAGAAT TTATAGAAAAATTAAGGGAGATAATGGAAGAAGTTGAAGATTCAATTAATGTCTTCAAAGAAGCTCAACGACAGAT ATATGAAAACCTTTTGAAAGAAGAAAAAGTTGCTACTCAAGAAGTTTTAGCTGTGGAAAAGAAAATAGAAATATGGGCCCGTAATCCGACTGTGATTTCTAAGACTGCCTTAGCAAAGGGATCATCAATTAAACCAGACAATGTGCTGGTGGAAATTGCAGACTTTGAAAAGTTCCTTCAGCAGACTGGACACCAAGGTGGCTGGGATGATTTTGATCATAAGAACTTTCTCAAGGTATGGACAAAACACAAAGGGAAGCCTTCTTTTATTGAAGAAGCTCTACAGTATTTGGTTGGAAGGACTCGAGAGGATATAATTCAACATGAACAATGGTATCAAGAGTTTCTCTTTCTTGAAAGAAGGCAGAAAGAG GCTATTCAGAGGTGGAAAATGGAGAAGCAACAAGAAAAAGAAAAGCTGATGAGGTTGCAGGCACAGAATGGAGCTGAGTTAGATGCAGAGCAGCAGGCAAAAGAAGAGGCTAGACGACTCAGGGCtgaaaaggagagaaaagaaagAGCTATCAAGCTCCAgttgtggaagaaagaaaaggaattgGAGTTTGctcaagagaaagaaaaacaaatgaagGAAGAAGCAGAGAaaataaaaagggaaaaaaaggaaagttTAAGGCGGCTCAAAGTGAAAAAAGTTCTTGAAGATTATGCTAAAcaaaagaaggaggaagaggagttGCTGCAGCTGGAAGCCCAAATGAGGGAGCAAGCGGAAAGAGAAGAAAAACAATGGCttgtggcaaaagaaatttccagGTTTCAAGAGCGA GATTTTAACAAATTGGAGTTCAAATTATTGGAGAAGCGAATGCAgaaagagatggaggatgagCAAGAAAAGAGATTTTCCAAGCTTAAAGAGAAG GTCGAAGCTCAAATACCGCGTGATCCGTCTAGACTATTCAAACTGACCAAAGGTTGGGAGGAACACACAAAAAATATCGGGAAAAGTGATGGTGGGCCTGTGCTATATCTCCCTCACAG GGCTGTTCCTAATTGGCGGAAGGGGATATAA